The Shewanella zhangzhouensis genome has a window encoding:
- the mazG gene encoding nucleoside triphosphate pyrophosphohydrolase, with amino-acid sequence MSTEISANEQPNADINPLLVIMAKLRDPEHGCPWDKAQSFETIVPFTLEEAYEVADTIERMDLDELPDELGDLLFQVVFYCQLGKEQGLFDFDEVVRRICAKLTSRHPHVFGDLEVSSSNEVKDNWEAIKASERKAKDKHSVLDDVPVGLPALSRAAKIQKRVARVGFDWGELPPVVAKVEEEIAEVLAEVQVDNPDPERVASEMGDLLFAVVNMARHLGVEPEQALRRANQKFERRFRGVEELASLGGRQLTDYSLAELDGFWDQVKEQEKSPR; translated from the coding sequence ATGAGCACCGAAATCAGTGCAAATGAACAGCCAAATGCTGACATCAATCCGCTGCTGGTCATTATGGCCAAATTGCGCGACCCGGAGCATGGCTGCCCCTGGGACAAGGCGCAGAGCTTCGAAACCATAGTGCCCTTTACCCTGGAAGAGGCCTATGAAGTGGCTGACACCATAGAGCGGATGGATCTTGATGAGCTGCCGGACGAGCTTGGGGATCTCTTGTTTCAGGTGGTGTTTTATTGCCAGCTTGGCAAAGAGCAGGGACTGTTTGATTTCGATGAGGTGGTCAGACGCATCTGCGCCAAACTCACCTCCCGCCATCCGCACGTGTTTGGCGATCTTGAAGTGAGCTCCAGCAACGAGGTCAAAGATAACTGGGAAGCCATCAAGGCCTCTGAGCGCAAAGCAAAAGACAAACATTCGGTGCTGGATGATGTGCCGGTTGGCCTGCCGGCCCTAAGCCGCGCTGCCAAAATCCAGAAACGGGTTGCCCGGGTGGGCTTTGACTGGGGCGAGCTGCCGCCGGTGGTGGCCAAGGTGGAAGAAGAAATTGCCGAGGTACTGGCCGAAGTGCAGGTGGATAATCCCGACCCAGAGCGGGTTGCCAGCGAGATGGGCGACCTTTTGTTTGCAGTGGTGAACATGGCGCGCCATCTGGGCGTCGAGCCCGAGCAGGCGCTGCGCCGGGCGAATCAAAAGTTTGAACGCCGGTTTCGCGGCGTGGAGGAGTTGGCATCCCTGGGAGGCAGACAATTGACTGATTATTCCCTTGCCGAGCTTGATGGCTTCTGGGATCAGGTAAAAGAGCAGGAAAAATCTCCCCGTTGA
- a CDS encoding CTP synthase, whose protein sequence is MTTRYIFVTGGVVSSLGKGIAAASLAAILEARGLNVTIMKLDPYINVDPGTMSPTQHGEVFVTEDGAETDLDLGHYERFIRTKMNRRNNFTTGRIYEEVLRKERRGDYLGATIQVIPHITNAIKAKVLEGGEGHDVAIVEIGGTVGDIESLPFLESIRQLGVELGRDRSMFMHLTLVPFLGAAGEVKTKPTQHSVKELRSIGIAPDILVCRGDRAIPANERAKISLFCNVEERAVISLKDVDSIYKIPALLTSQGLDDLVCKRFHLECKEADLSEWENVIYQEANPNGEITIGMVGKYIELPDAYKSVNEALKHAGLKNRVTVNIKYIDSQSVEAKGEEALAGLDGILVPGGFGERGVEGKILAAKYARENDLPYFGICLGMQVALIEFARNVAGLTDAHSTEFNKQTPHPVVGLITEWIDEEGNIEQRDEASDLGGTMRLGAQLCHLKAGTKAAEAYGSESCIERHRHRYEVNNHYVKQLEKAGLVFSGLSSDRKLVEMIELPNHPWFVAGQFHPEFTSTPRDGHPLFEGFVAAARAHQKRSLS, encoded by the coding sequence ATGACGACAAGGTATATCTTCGTGACTGGCGGCGTGGTTTCGTCGCTGGGCAAAGGCATTGCAGCAGCATCATTGGCAGCCATTCTCGAGGCACGGGGCCTCAACGTGACCATCATGAAGCTGGATCCTTACATCAACGTTGACCCAGGTACCATGAGCCCGACACAACACGGTGAAGTGTTTGTGACTGAGGACGGCGCAGAGACGGATCTGGACCTGGGTCACTATGAGCGTTTCATCCGTACCAAGATGAACCGCCGTAACAACTTCACCACCGGCCGTATTTACGAAGAAGTTCTGCGTAAAGAGCGCCGCGGTGACTATCTGGGCGCCACCATCCAGGTTATTCCACACATCACCAACGCCATCAAGGCCAAGGTGCTGGAAGGCGGCGAAGGCCATGACGTGGCCATCGTTGAGATTGGCGGTACCGTGGGTGATATCGAATCGCTGCCGTTCCTCGAGTCTATCCGTCAGCTGGGCGTTGAACTGGGTCGTGACCGCTCCATGTTCATGCACCTGACTCTGGTGCCATTCCTCGGTGCTGCCGGCGAAGTGAAAACCAAGCCAACCCAGCACTCAGTAAAAGAACTGCGTTCTATCGGTATTGCGCCGGATATTCTGGTTTGCCGCGGTGACCGCGCCATTCCTGCCAACGAGCGAGCCAAGATTTCCCTGTTCTGTAACGTGGAAGAGCGCGCTGTTATCTCTTTGAAAGACGTTGACTCCATCTACAAGATCCCGGCACTGCTGACCTCTCAGGGTCTGGACGACCTGGTCTGCAAGCGTTTCCACCTGGAATGCAAAGAAGCCGACCTGTCTGAGTGGGAAAACGTGATTTATCAGGAAGCCAACCCCAACGGTGAAATCACCATTGGTATGGTGGGCAAGTACATCGAGCTGCCAGACGCCTATAAGTCAGTGAACGAGGCGCTCAAGCACGCTGGCCTGAAAAACCGCGTCACTGTGAACATCAAGTACATCGATTCACAAAGCGTAGAGGCCAAAGGCGAAGAAGCCCTGGCGGGCCTCGATGGTATTCTGGTACCCGGCGGTTTCGGTGAGCGTGGCGTGGAAGGTAAAATCCTGGCCGCCAAGTATGCCCGTGAAAACGACCTGCCTTACTTCGGTATTTGCCTCGGTATGCAGGTAGCCCTTATCGAGTTCGCCCGTAACGTGGCAGGCCTCACAGATGCGCACTCTACCGAGTTCAACAAGCAAACTCCTCATCCGGTTGTGGGTCTGATCACAGAATGGATCGACGAAGAAGGTAATATTGAGCAGCGCGACGAAGCGTCCGATCTGGGCGGCACCATGCGCCTTGGCGCACAGTTGTGTCACCTCAAGGCCGGTACTAAGGCTGCCGAAGCGTACGGCTCCGAGAGCTGTATTGAGCGTCATCGTCACCGCTACGAAGTGAACAACCACTATGTGAAGCAGTTGGAAAAAGCCGGTCTGGTATTCAGCGGCCTGTCTTCTGACCGCAAACTGGTGGAAATGATTGAACTGCCAAACCACCCATGGTTTGTGGCTGGTCAGTTCCATCCGGAGTTTACTTCAACACCCCGTGACGGACATCCGCTGTTCGAAGGTTTTGTGGCTGCAGCCAGAGCGCATCAAAAGCGCAGCCTGAGCTAA
- the eno gene encoding phosphopyruvate hydratase, with the protein MAKIIKVIGREIMDSRGNPTVEAEVHLEGGFVGMAAAPSGASTGSREALELRDGDKARYLGKGVLKAVDNVNGPIREALLGKDATAQAELDGIMIALDGTENKDKLGANAILAVSLAAAKAAAAAKGIPLYAHIAELNGTPGQYSMPVPMMNILNGGEHADNNVDIQEFMVQPVSAKSFREALRMGAEIFHNLKKVLQSKGLNTAVGDEGGFAPNLASNADALAVIKEAVEAAGYKLGTDVTLALDCAASEFYKDGQYDLSGEGKVFSSNGFSDFLKSLTEQYPIVSIEDGLDESDWDGWAYQTKILGDKVQLVGDDLFVTNTKILSRGIEQGIGNSILIKFNQIGSLTETLAAIRMAKEAGYTAVISHRSGETEDATIADLAVGTAAGQIKTGSLCRSDRVAKYNQLLRIEEQLGEKAPYRGLTEINAKG; encoded by the coding sequence ATGGCTAAGATTATCAAAGTGATCGGTCGTGAAATCATGGATTCACGCGGCAACCCAACTGTGGAAGCCGAAGTACACCTGGAAGGTGGCTTTGTGGGCATGGCAGCTGCGCCATCAGGTGCTTCTACCGGTAGCCGCGAAGCGCTGGAACTGCGTGACGGCGACAAGGCCCGTTACCTGGGTAAAGGCGTTCTGAAGGCCGTTGACAACGTAAATGGCCCTATCCGTGAAGCCCTGCTGGGTAAAGACGCCACCGCTCAGGCTGAGCTCGACGGCATCATGATCGCTCTGGACGGTACCGAGAACAAAGACAAGCTGGGCGCCAACGCCATTCTGGCTGTGTCTCTGGCCGCTGCCAAGGCCGCTGCCGCTGCAAAAGGCATCCCGCTGTACGCCCACATCGCTGAGCTGAACGGTACCCCAGGCCAGTACAGCATGCCTGTGCCTATGATGAACATCCTTAACGGTGGTGAGCACGCTGACAACAACGTGGACATCCAGGAGTTCATGGTGCAGCCAGTGAGCGCCAAGAGCTTCCGTGAAGCCCTGCGTATGGGCGCCGAGATCTTCCACAACCTGAAGAAAGTGCTGCAGTCTAAGGGTCTGAACACCGCCGTGGGTGACGAAGGTGGTTTTGCCCCTAACCTGGCTTCCAACGCCGATGCGCTGGCTGTAATCAAAGAAGCCGTTGAAGCCGCCGGTTATAAGCTGGGCACCGACGTGACCCTGGCGCTGGACTGCGCTGCGTCTGAATTCTACAAAGACGGTCAGTACGACCTGTCTGGCGAAGGCAAGGTATTCAGCTCAAACGGTTTCTCTGATTTCCTCAAGTCACTGACCGAGCAGTACCCAATCGTGTCTATCGAAGACGGTCTGGACGAGTCTGATTGGGATGGCTGGGCTTACCAGACCAAAATCCTCGGCGACAAGGTACAGCTGGTAGGTGACGACCTGTTCGTAACCAACACCAAGATCCTGAGCCGCGGTATTGAGCAGGGCATCGGTAACTCAATCCTCATCAAGTTCAACCAGATTGGTTCTCTGACCGAAACTCTGGCCGCTATCCGCATGGCCAAAGAAGCCGGTTATACTGCCGTTATCTCTCACCGCTCAGGCGAAACCGAAGATGCGACCATTGCCGATCTGGCCGTGGGCACCGCTGCCGGTCAAATCAAGACAGGTTCTCTGTGCCGCTCTGACCGTGTTGCCAAGTACAACCAGCTGCTGCGTATCGAAGAGCAACTGGGTGAGAAAGCGCCATACCGCGGTCTGACCGAAATCAATGCCAAGGGCTAA
- the ftsB gene encoding cell division protein FtsB, translating to MKPFVLVLFALLALLQYRLWFGENSLTEYFTLKDRISHQQSGNAELLERNEVLKEEIQDLKSGTEALEERARNELGLIEQGETFFRVVGNDSRSTRSQEQSQDNQ from the coding sequence ATGAAGCCATTCGTTCTGGTTCTCTTTGCCTTGCTGGCGTTGCTCCAGTACCGGCTGTGGTTTGGCGAAAATAGCCTTACCGAGTACTTCACCCTGAAAGACAGGATAAGCCATCAGCAATCCGGTAATGCCGAGTTGCTGGAACGCAATGAGGTACTGAAAGAAGAAATTCAGGACCTGAAAAGTGGTACAGAGGCGCTGGAAGAGCGGGCCCGTAATGAACTTGGGTTGATTGAACAGGGTGAAACTTTCTTCCGGGTTGTGGGTAACGATAGTCGTAGTACCCGCTCACAGGAACAGTCACAGGATAATCAATGA
- the ispD gene encoding 2-C-methyl-D-erythritol 4-phosphate cytidylyltransferase yields MNSQPGSSGCIVAIVPAAGIGSRMGATIPKQYLPLLDKPILAHTLQRLLSHPAIDKVIVALSAEDSWFDSLAEAHSPKLTRVLGGKERADSVLAALSALPDNSDAWALVHDAARPCLTHGDIDALLESRQHFPQGAILAMPVRDTMKRAAKDGSIDATVCREALWHALTPQLFPATSLKQNLEQALAAGVSITDEASAMEWAGVHPGLVSGRADNIKVTHPDDLQLAALFLEAQQVLQAQQQNT; encoded by the coding sequence ATGAATTCTCAACCAGGCTCCAGTGGCTGCATTGTCGCCATAGTTCCGGCGGCCGGTATTGGCAGTCGTATGGGGGCCACTATCCCCAAGCAATACCTGCCGTTATTGGATAAACCTATTCTGGCTCATACCCTGCAAAGGCTGCTCTCGCACCCGGCCATCGATAAGGTCATAGTCGCCCTGTCGGCCGAAGATAGCTGGTTTGACAGTTTGGCTGAGGCGCACAGCCCCAAGCTTACCCGGGTACTGGGCGGAAAAGAGCGCGCCGATTCGGTATTGGCAGCCCTTTCTGCATTGCCGGATAACAGCGATGCCTGGGCGCTGGTGCATGATGCCGCCAGGCCCTGTTTGACCCATGGTGACATAGATGCGCTGCTTGAGAGTCGGCAGCACTTCCCACAAGGGGCGATACTCGCCATGCCGGTGCGGGATACCATGAAGCGGGCGGCGAAGGATGGCAGCATAGACGCCACAGTCTGCCGCGAAGCCCTCTGGCATGCATTAACGCCGCAGCTGTTTCCGGCAACGAGCTTGAAACAGAATCTGGAGCAGGCGCTGGCCGCCGGTGTTTCTATCACCGACGAGGCGTCGGCGATGGAGTGGGCCGGAGTGCATCCGGGGCTGGTCAGTGGCCGTGCCGACAACATCAAGGTTACCCACCCGGATGATTTACAGCTGGCGGCCCTATTTTTAGAAGCCCAGCAGGTTCTTCAGGCCCAGCAGCAAAATACTTAA
- the ispF gene encoding 2-C-methyl-D-erythritol 2,4-cyclodiphosphate synthase — MKIRIGHGFDVHKFGADRPLILCGVEVPYDTGLIAHSDGDVVLHAISDAILGAMAQGDIGKHFPDTDAAYEGADSRVLLRHCFKLAQERGFAIGNLDVTIIAQAPKMLPHIEAMRAVLADDLQTELNNINVKATTTEKLGFTGRKEGIAVEAVVLMENVK, encoded by the coding sequence ATGAAAATCAGGATTGGCCACGGTTTTGATGTGCACAAGTTTGGCGCAGACCGTCCACTCATTCTCTGCGGCGTCGAAGTGCCTTACGACACAGGACTTATTGCCCATTCCGATGGCGACGTGGTGCTGCATGCCATCAGCGATGCCATCCTGGGTGCCATGGCACAGGGTGATATCGGCAAGCACTTTCCCGACACCGATGCTGCCTATGAAGGGGCCGACAGCCGTGTGCTGTTACGTCACTGCTTTAAGCTTGCCCAGGAGCGAGGCTTTGCCATTGGCAACCTGGATGTGACCATCATCGCCCAGGCCCCAAAGATGTTACCCCACATCGAGGCCATGCGTGCTGTGTTGGCGGACGATCTGCAAACTGAGCTTAATAATATCAACGTAAAAGCGACCACTACCGAGAAGCTTGGCTTCACCGGTCGCAAAGAAGGCATCGCCGTGGAAGCTGTGGTGTTGATGGAGAATGTGAAATGA
- the truD gene encoding tRNA pseudouridine(13) synthase TruD — protein MTELTYLYGKPAVSADIRTHNSDFQVKEILPFLPEGEGEHHLLHIRKDGLNTAQVAEMISKFAKVHPKEVTFAGQKDKNAITEQWFGVRIPGKETPDWAAMSNEQMQVLSFARHGKKLRTGALSGNRFTLVLRNVSDPETLVARLEQVRSGGVPNYFGEQRFGHDGGNLVKARQMFEGRKVKDRNKRSLYLSAVRSELFNQVASARLARFGAAPIEGDCVMLSGSRSFFTAESWDDTLNKRLAEQDIQLSAPLWGRGEMLARGEAGEFESEVLAPYALERDGLEKEGLTQERRALLLRPEQLSFKVDGDTLTLDFCLPAGAFATSVLRELCEYTDVKELEWRRAVAERQAQEAANAPVGE, from the coding sequence ATGACTGAGCTGACTTATCTCTACGGCAAGCCGGCTGTAAGCGCCGATATCCGCACCCACAACAGCGATTTCCAGGTAAAGGAAATCCTCCCGTTCCTGCCCGAAGGTGAGGGCGAGCACCACCTGCTCCATATCCGTAAAGATGGGTTAAACACAGCTCAGGTGGCGGAGATGATTTCCAAATTTGCCAAGGTCCATCCCAAAGAAGTGACCTTTGCCGGCCAAAAGGACAAAAACGCCATTACCGAGCAGTGGTTTGGCGTACGTATTCCCGGTAAGGAAACCCCTGACTGGGCCGCCATGAGCAATGAGCAGATGCAGGTGCTGTCGTTTGCCCGCCATGGTAAGAAGCTGCGCACCGGCGCGCTCTCAGGCAACCGCTTTACCCTGGTACTGCGCAATGTTTCCGACCCTGAGACGCTGGTTGCAAGGCTCGAGCAGGTGCGTTCTGGCGGTGTGCCCAATTATTTTGGCGAGCAACGTTTTGGCCATGACGGTGGCAATCTGGTTAAGGCGCGGCAGATGTTCGAAGGCCGCAAGGTCAAAGACAGAAACAAGCGCAGCCTGTATCTCTCAGCGGTGCGCTCAGAGCTTTTCAATCAGGTGGCCAGCGCGCGTCTGGCGCGTTTTGGCGCCGCGCCCATCGAGGGTGATTGTGTAATGCTTTCTGGCTCACGCAGCTTTTTTACCGCTGAAAGCTGGGATGACACCCTGAATAAGCGTCTCGCCGAGCAGGACATCCAGTTGTCGGCGCCCCTGTGGGGCCGCGGTGAGATGCTCGCCAGGGGCGAGGCCGGCGAGTTTGAGTCTGAGGTGCTGGCGCCGTATGCACTCGAGCGCGATGGTCTTGAAAAAGAAGGCCTAACCCAAGAGCGCCGTGCACTGCTGCTCCGTCCTGAGCAGCTTAGCTTTAAAGTGGATGGCGATACCCTGACCCTGGATTTCTGCCTGCCTGCCGGTGCTTTTGCCACCAGTGTGCTCAGAGAGCTTTGCGAATACACAGACGTGAAAGAGCTGGAGTGGCGCCGGGCGGTGGCCGAGCGTCAGGCTCAGGAGGCAGCCAATGCGCCTGTTGGTGAGTAA
- the surE gene encoding 5'/3'-nucleotidase SurE, which translates to MRLLVSNDDGVHAPGIKALAEALKTIAHVDVVAPDRNCSAASNSLTLTNPLRINRLDNGYIAVNGTPSDCVHIAIREICTQEPELVVSGINAGANMGDDTLYSGTVAAAMEGRFQGLPAIAVSLSARNPEHYDAAAQIAVRIVEGLKAHPLPADQILNVNVPDLPIEQIKGIKVTRLGARHRAEGVVRTNDPAGREIFWLGPPGEELDASEGTDFGAVAEGYVSITPLTVDLTAHSQLNALANWIEKI; encoded by the coding sequence ATGCGCCTGTTGGTGAGTAACGATGACGGGGTGCATGCCCCGGGTATCAAGGCGCTCGCCGAGGCGTTAAAGACCATAGCCCATGTGGATGTGGTGGCGCCAGACAGAAACTGCTCCGCTGCAAGTAATTCGCTGACCTTGACTAATCCATTGAGAATTAATAGGTTAGACAACGGATATATTGCGGTTAACGGTACACCATCGGATTGTGTGCACATCGCCATTCGCGAGATATGCACCCAAGAGCCTGAGCTGGTGGTTTCGGGGATCAACGCTGGGGCTAATATGGGGGACGATACCCTGTATTCCGGCACAGTGGCTGCGGCCATGGAGGGGCGGTTTCAGGGCCTGCCGGCCATTGCTGTGTCCCTGTCAGCCAGAAATCCAGAGCACTATGATGCGGCTGCGCAAATTGCAGTGCGTATCGTTGAAGGATTGAAGGCTCACCCATTGCCAGCGGACCAAATTCTTAATGTGAATGTGCCCGATTTGCCTATTGAGCAAATCAAGGGCATCAAGGTGACTCGCCTTGGGGCGCGTCACAGGGCCGAAGGGGTGGTAAGAACCAACGACCCGGCGGGTCGGGAAATTTTCTGGCTTGGTCCTCCGGGTGAGGAGCTGGATGCCAGCGAAGGCACCGATTTTGGCGCCGTAGCCGAAGGCTATGTTTCCATCACGCCGTTAACCGTCGACCTGACCGCACACAGTCAACTGAACGCACTGGCAAACTGGATAGAAAAGATATGA
- a CDS encoding protein-L-isoaspartate(D-aspartate) O-methyltransferase: MNQTGSTVAINLAKKLYDAGIRDNLVLQAIANTPREMFLDAALAHKAYENTALPIGQGQTISQPYIVARMTELVMQNRPQRVLEVGTGSGYQAAILAKLVPELCTIERIKALQIQARQRLKRLDLHNVSFKYGDGWQGWPNRGPFDAIMVTAAAASVPAALLEQLSEGGRLIIPVGEDAQQLLAITRTGQDYASEVIESVKFVPLVNGNLA, encoded by the coding sequence ATGAACCAGACCGGCTCGACGGTGGCTATCAACCTTGCAAAGAAGTTGTATGACGCGGGGATCCGCGACAACCTCGTTTTGCAGGCCATCGCCAACACGCCCCGGGAAATGTTTCTTGATGCCGCACTGGCACACAAAGCCTATGAGAACACCGCGCTGCCCATAGGTCAGGGGCAGACAATTTCCCAACCCTATATTGTTGCCCGCATGACAGAGCTGGTAATGCAAAACCGGCCTCAACGGGTGCTGGAAGTGGGTACGGGCTCTGGCTATCAGGCGGCTATCCTGGCGAAGCTGGTACCAGAGCTTTGCACCATAGAGCGCATCAAGGCACTGCAAATTCAGGCAAGGCAACGTCTTAAGCGCCTCGATTTGCACAATGTGTCTTTTAAATACGGTGATGGTTGGCAGGGTTGGCCCAACCGTGGCCCCTTCGATGCCATCATGGTGACTGCTGCAGCTGCCAGCGTGCCAGCCGCTTTACTTGAGCAATTGTCTGAAGGCGGGAGGCTCATTATCCCGGTGGGTGAGGATGCCCAGCAATTATTGGCCATCACTCGCACAGGGCAGGATTATGCTTCCGAGGTCATTGAGTCAGTAAAGTTTGTGCCCTTGGTCAATGGAAACCTGGCGTAA
- a CDS encoding peptidoglycan DD-metalloendopeptidase family protein — MLRLTTCCLCLLLLAGCSMQAHSPAPVESLNSKKKPAHPKGSLTSSTYRVKKGDTLYSIAWGAGTDYHELAKINQLNKPYTIFPGQVLKLSSTAKNTKPTKQTTTASSKPETKSVTVKNDKKQSASPVVSSGQSSVVAQKKTLDPKNKADYAVTSSQQGDNLVAAATDGLPSEVARWLWPAKGRLIGTFSAREQGSKGIKIAGRRGDPVRAAAEGRVVYSGNALRGYGNLVIIKHSEDFLSAYAHLDKILVTEKQRVSAGQTVATMGNTDAEHVMLHFEIRDHGVSVNPLKYLPKK, encoded by the coding sequence ATGTTGAGATTGACAACTTGCTGCCTTTGTTTGCTCCTGTTGGCTGGTTGCAGCATGCAGGCGCACTCGCCTGCACCAGTCGAAAGCCTGAATTCCAAAAAAAAGCCCGCACACCCCAAGGGAAGTCTGACCAGTTCAACTTATAGAGTAAAAAAGGGCGATACCCTTTACTCCATTGCCTGGGGAGCTGGCACGGATTACCACGAATTAGCCAAGATTAATCAACTAAATAAACCGTACACTATCTTTCCCGGGCAGGTTTTAAAGCTGTCATCGACGGCTAAAAACACCAAGCCAACAAAGCAAACCACAACGGCTTCCTCGAAACCGGAAACCAAGTCGGTAACAGTCAAAAATGATAAAAAACAAAGCGCTAGCCCAGTTGTGTCCAGCGGTCAATCATCCGTAGTAGCACAGAAAAAAACACTTGATCCGAAAAATAAAGCTGATTACGCTGTAACAAGTTCACAACAAGGCGATAACCTGGTAGCGGCTGCCACTGACGGTTTACCGAGTGAAGTAGCACGCTGGCTCTGGCCAGCAAAAGGACGCTTGATTGGGACTTTCTCTGCCAGAGAGCAGGGGAGTAAAGGGATCAAAATAGCGGGAAGACGCGGGGATCCGGTCAGAGCCGCCGCCGAAGGGCGAGTGGTGTATTCTGGCAACGCACTGAGAGGCTACGGCAACCTGGTCATTATCAAGCACAGTGAGGACTTCCTCAGTGCTTATGCCCATCTGGACAAGATCCTGGTGACAGAAAAGCAACGGGTCAGTGCAGGACAGACAGTTGCGACCATGGGGAATACTGACGCTGAACACGTGATGCTTCACTTCGAGATCCGTGATCATGGTGTATCAGTCAATCCACTTAAGTATTTGCCGAAGAAATAA
- the rpoS gene encoding RNA polymerase sigma factor RpoS: MSLKNNTLVAEKLVDFSGKEADCDTNMDGEEVSLVQDLELEQQVQDDLQRNLDATQLYLSEIGFSPLLTAEEEVYYSRKALRGCEKSRNRMIESNLRLVVKIARRYNNRGLALLDLIEEGNLGLIRAVEKFDPERGFRFSTYATWWIRQTIERAIMNQTRTIRLPIHVVKELNVYLRTARELAHKLDHEPTAEEIAAKLNLPSVEVSRMLKLNEKITSVDVPLGGDNDKALLDVLPDDDSVGPDYKVQDEDISNSVVNWLNELNTKQREVLARRFGLLGYEPSTLEDVGAEIGLTRERVRQIQVEALKRLRDILSAQGLSVEALFRT, encoded by the coding sequence ATGAGCTTGAAAAACAATACGCTTGTTGCCGAAAAGCTTGTAGATTTTTCCGGAAAAGAAGCAGATTGCGACACCAATATGGACGGTGAAGAAGTCAGTCTGGTTCAAGACCTGGAGCTGGAACAGCAGGTTCAGGACGATTTACAACGTAACCTTGATGCTACTCAACTCTATTTGAGTGAAATTGGTTTTTCCCCTCTGCTGACTGCAGAAGAAGAAGTTTATTATTCCCGCAAAGCATTGCGCGGCTGTGAAAAGTCACGTAATCGCATGATCGAAAGCAACCTGCGGCTGGTAGTGAAAATAGCGCGTCGCTACAACAATCGTGGACTTGCTCTGCTCGACCTAATTGAAGAAGGTAACCTTGGCCTTATCCGGGCCGTTGAAAAGTTTGATCCTGAGCGTGGATTCCGTTTCTCGACCTATGCCACTTGGTGGATACGCCAGACCATTGAACGGGCCATCATGAATCAAACCCGCACCATTCGTTTGCCCATTCACGTGGTTAAAGAACTCAATGTGTATCTGAGAACCGCCCGTGAATTGGCGCATAAGCTCGATCATGAGCCTACCGCTGAGGAAATTGCGGCCAAACTGAACCTCCCCAGCGTTGAAGTGAGCCGTATGCTCAAGCTCAACGAAAAAATTACTTCTGTGGATGTGCCCCTGGGTGGTGACAACGATAAGGCGCTGTTGGATGTATTACCCGATGATGACTCTGTTGGCCCAGACTATAAGGTGCAGGACGAGGACATTTCAAATTCGGTGGTGAATTGGCTCAATGAGCTCAACACCAAGCAGCGGGAAGTGTTGGCACGTCGTTTTGGTCTGCTCGGTTATGAGCCATCAACTCTGGAAGATGTGGGTGCCGAAATCGGTCTGACCCGTGAGCGTGTAAGGCAAATTCAGGTAGAAGCGCTTAAGCGTTTAAGAGACATTTTGAGTGCTCAGGGGCTGTCGGTGGAAGCCCTGTTCAGAACCTAA